Proteins encoded in a region of the Megalops cyprinoides isolate fMegCyp1 chromosome 3, fMegCyp1.pri, whole genome shotgun sequence genome:
- the tiam1a gene encoding T-lymphoma invasion and metastasis-inducing protein 1 isoform X3 yields the protein MGNVESQNGDHAFYGGGEGHLSRKHMSRSLRISSKQSRRSRHASSGKAEHRNSETSTRSSSTPSIPQSLAENGLEPFNEAGILGDFGSPIWVDSVAMNLRPVSFHDNLAGAPADAALTPTPGAREGPEETLYADDVTYLQRMSDGPREGSSFKKKRSKSADMWREDSLEFSLSDLSQEHLTSTEEIIDTADEKDFAECDGQLQSSPQGMEPLDSGNRANSLDELCSQKSPALRAPRNRFAKYCREGDRAAGEDHDNMLSPSEDDGNGYGAYTLPCRRSHCLSEGLPSQQVALCPSMQGRRAQTTHDVTEGSEYEDSGIDGVAAEPEHQSRRCKAMSASFSVYSAAGSSMFAGSDSGSSSNGCGAGTDGAVQGVYENFRQELEMSSCPVTECQEEAGSAASDERSGGTLGSAYQSDPLLGVTAQGTVRKAGELAVKNFLVHKKNKKVEPATRRKWKRYWVSLKGCTLFFYETDGRSGIDHNSIPKHAVWAENSIVQAVPEHPKKDFVFCLSNSLGDAFLFQTSSQTELENWITALHSACAAAVARQHHRDDTVRLLRSEIKKLEQKMDMDEKMKKMGEMQLSSVTDAKKRKTILEQIFLWEQNLEQFHMDWFRFRCYLASLQGGELPNPKRLLAFASRPTKLAMGRLGIFSVSSFHALVAARTESGVRRRTQAMSRSSSKRKSRFSSLWGLDTTSKKKTKDRPSINQVFADGEEPLRKSLEGMFEDSSRDSVKEKEGSVKSIPHHNADSDIWVPDYLTPSWVCLPNDQPVLAIIQPGETALDTLESVCKAHQLDPRKHYLRLKFLKENQVQFYIPSPEEEVCDLLFKEIEICSKTTKLIQFDRDESCTIGYGFSVTVIEEDNIQQLHISHVKEGGLAFAKGLQAGDEILQLNGKDAASLNVSDMRAAFSQPSLCLTVSAAPAVDPQRLCQLPPRRPEGEEDLCTDIFSQSQEDILDDGTAQALQSPGDSVDDEAEIFSETEEGRKRGRQSKRSCDSIYDMLHLSTEQVASFCRSLHDMNPSESASSPSPDSPGPPPPTTPRQLTDADKLRKVISELVETERTYVKDLNCLIERYLTPLQKESFLTQDELDVLFGNLPEMVEFQVEFLKTLEDGTRLVPDLETLERVDQFKKVLFSLGGSFLYYADRFKIYSAFCASHTKVPKVLVKAKTDPDFKAFLDVRNPKRQHSSTLESYLIKPIQRVLKYPLLLRELHSLTDPDSEEHYHLDVAMKAMNKVASHINEMQKIHEEYGAVFDQLIAEQTGDKKEVADLSMGDLLLHTSVAWMNPPTSLGKGKKDPELAAFVFKTAVVFVYKDCSKQKKKIGGSHRASMSDERVPFRFRHMISTDALQVRTLASADAEGSAMCELVHVKSESEGRPERTFHLCCSSPESKKDFLKTVHSILRDKQRRQLMKTESLPPNQQYVPFGGKRLCALKGSRPTMNRAVSAPSRTLGRRKLVRNRITVDTDIVFDGAPIRDAPSQPATPPSPPQPPRQQPAGDTDRWVEEQFDLDRYEDQENVKETDILSDDDEYCESVRGPSAEPSLEAPVRALSLEREGGKKRAEEGGEREARGGSHGLKLSHLRKQCAVEGAADREVIWVRRDDFGSAHNSDIF from the exons ATGGGAAATGTAGAGAGCCAGAATGGGGACCACGCTTTCTACGGAGGAGGTGAGGGCCATCTGTCCCGCAAGCACATGTCGCGGTCCCTCCGCATCTCCAGCAAGCAGTCCCGGCGGTCGCGGCACGCGTCTTCGGGCAAGGCCGAGCACAGGAACTCCGAGACCAGCACGCGCTCCAGCAGCACCCCCAGCATCCCCCAGTCCCTGGCCGAGAACGGGCTGGAGCCCTTCAACGAGGCCGGCATCCTGGGGGACTTCGGCAGCCCCATCTGGGTGGACAGCGTGGCCATGAACCTGCGGCCTGTGTCCTTCCATGACAACCTGGCTGGCGCCCCCGCGGACGCGGCGCTGACGCCGACCCCCGGGGCGCGGGAGGGGCCGGAGGAGACGCTTTACGCGGACGACGTCACGTACCTGCAGAGGATGAGCGACGGGCCGCGGGAGGGCAGCAGCTTCAAGAAGAAGAGGTCCAAGTCTGCGGACATGTGGCGTGAGGACAGCCTGGAGTTCTCCCTGTCCGACCTCAGCCAGGAGCACCTCACCAGCACCGAGGAGATCATCGACACGGCGGACGAGAAGGACTTTGCTGAGTGTGACGGGCAGCTGCAGTCCAGCCCGCAGGGGATGGAGCCGCTGGACTCCGGAAACAGGGCCAACTCCCTGGACGAGCTCTGCAGCCAGAAGAGCCCTGCTCTCAGAGCGCCGCGCAACCGATTTGCCAAGTACTGCCGCGAGGGTGACAGGGCCGCCGGCGAGGACCACGATAACATGCTGTCCCCATCGGAGGACGACGGGAACGGGTATGGCGCCTACACCCTGCCTTGCCGCCGCTCCCACTGCCTGTCAGAGGGTCTGCCgagccagcaggtggcgctgtgcCCGAGTATGCAGGGCCGAAGGGCACAGACCACTCAT GATGTGACAGAGGGCAGCGAGTATGAGGACAGCGGTATCGACGGGGTAGCAGCGGAGCCGGAGCACCAGTCGCGTCGCTGCAAGGCCATGTCGGCCTCCTTCTCCGTGTACTCGGCGGCGGGCAGCAGCATGTTCGCCGGCAGCgacagcggcagcagcagcaacgGCTGCGGCGCCGGGACTGACGGGGCCGTGCAAGGGGTGTACGAGAACTTCCGGCAGGAGCTGGAGATGAGCTCGTGCCCAGTGACAGAGTGCCAGGAGGAGGCGGGCTCGGCCGCCAGCGACGAGCGGAGTGGCGGTACGCTAGGCTCCGCCTATCAGTCGGACCCGCTGCTCGGCGTGACGGCCCAGGGCACGGTGCGCAAGGCCGGCGAGCTCGCCGTCAAGAACTTCCTGGTGCACAAGAAGAACAAGAAGGTGGAGCCCGCCACGCGGCGCAAGTGGAAACGCTACTGGGTGTCTCTGAAAG GTTGTACCCTGTTTTTCTATGAGACGGATGGACGCTCTGGGATTGACCACAACAGCATCCCCAAGCATGCAGTGTGGGCAGAGAACAGCATCGTCCAGGCCGTCCCAGAACATCCTAAGAAGGACTTTGTGTTCTGCCTCAGCAACTCCCTGGGGGACGCCTTCCTTTTCCAG ACGTCCAGTCAGACGGAGCTCGAGAACTGGATCACGGCGCTCCACTCGGCCTGCGCGGCAGCCGTTGCCCGCCAGCACCACCGCGATGACACCGTGCGCCTGCTGCGCTCCGAGATCAAGAAGCTGGAGCAGAAGATGGACATGGACgagaagatgaagaagatggGTGAGATGCAGCTCTCCTCCGTCACTGACGCCAAGAAGAGGAAGACCATTCTGGAGCAG ATCTTCCTCTGGGAGCAGAATCTGGAACAGTTTCACATGGACTGGTTCCGGTTCCGCTGTTACCTGGCCAGCCTCCAGGGCGGTGAGCTGCCCAACCCCAAGCGTCTCCTGGCCTTCGCCTCCCGTCCCACCAAGCTGGCGATGGGCCGCCTGGGCATCTTCTCCGTGTCCTCCTTCCATGCGCTG GTGGCGGCGCGTACGGAGAGCGGGGTCAGGCGGCGGACTCAGGCCATGTCCAGGTCCTCCAGCAAGCGCAAGAGCAGGTTCTCTTCCCTCTGGGGTCTGGACACTACCTCAAAGAAGAAGACGAAAGACCGACCCAGCATCAACCAG GTGTTTGCTGATGGTGAGGAGCCGTTGAGGAAGTCCCTGGAAGGCATGTTCGAGGACAGCTCCAGGGACAGTGTG aaggagaaggaggggtcTGTGAAAAGCATTCCGCACCACAATGCAGACAGTGACATCTGGGTTCCTGACTACCTCACGCCTTCCTGGGTCTGTCTGCCCAATGACCAGCCGGTGCTGGCCATTATCCAGCCAGGGGAGACTGCACTTGACACCCTGGAGAGTGTCTGTAAG GCTCATCAGCTTGATCCCAGGAAGCACTACCTTCGCCTAAAATTTCTAAAGGAGAACCAAGTGCAATTCTACATCCCCAGtccagaggaggaggtgtgCGACTTG CTGTTCAAGGAGATAGAAATTTGCTCCAAAACAACAAAGCTCATCCAGTTCGACCGAGATGAATCCTGCACCATTGGTTATG GTTTCTCAGTCACTGTGATAGAGGAGGACAACATTCAACAGCTACACATCTCTCATGTTAAGGAAGGGGGACTAGCCTTTGCCAaag GTCTGCAGGCAGGGGATGAGATCCTGCAGCTCAACGGGAAGGACGCGGCCAGTCTGAATGTCTCGGACATGAGGGCGGCGTTCTCCCAGCCTTCCCTGTGCCTGACCGTCAGTGCAGCACCCGCCGTGGACCCACAGCGGCTGTGCCAGCTGCCCCCGCGCCGGCCCGAGGGGGAGGAAGACCTCTGCACCGACATCTTCTCCCAGAGCCAGG AAGACATCCTGGATGACGGGACAGCGCAGGCACTGCAGAGCCCTGGGGACAGCGTGGACGACGAAGCTGAGATcttcagtgagacagaggagggcagGAAG AGGGGCAGGCAGAGCAAGCGCTCGTGCGACTCCATCTATGACATGCTGCATCTG agCACGGAGCAGGTGGCCTCCTTCTGCCGCAGTCTCCATGACATGAATCCCTCGGAGAGCGCCTCCTCGCCCAGCCCGGACTCGCCTGGCCCGCCGCCGCCCACCACCCCACGCCAGCTCACCGACGCAGACAAGCTCCGCAAAGTCATCAGCGAGCTCGTGGAGACGGAGAGGACCTATGTCAAA GATCTCAACTGCCTTATTGAGAGGTACTTAACGCCCCTGCAGAAGGAGAGCTTCCTCACCCAGGATGAG CTGGATGTGCTGTTTGGGAACTTGCCGGAGATGGTCGAATTCCAGGTGGAATTTCTCAAGACACTGGAGGATGGAACACGACTGGTTCCAGATTTGGAAACGCTTGAGAGAGTGGATCAGTTTAAG AAAGTTCTTTTTTCTCTGGGAGGCTCCTTCCTCTACTACGCCGATCGCTTCAAGATCTACAGCGCTTTCTGTGCCAGCCACACTAAAGTCCCCAAGGTCCTTGTAAAAG CGAAGACAGACCCAGACTTCAAAGCCTTTTTGGACGTGCGGAACCCCAAACGGCAGCACTCGTCCACCCTGGAGTCGTACCTGATCAAACCCATCCAGAGAGTGCTGAAGTACCCCCTGTTACTGAGAGAGCTGCACTCACTGACCGACCCGGACAGCGAAGAGCACTACCACCTGGATG TTGCCATGAAGGCCATGAACAAAGTCGCCAGCCACATTAACGAGATGCAGAAGATCCACGAGGAGTACGGCGCAGTGTTTGACCAGCTCATCGCAGAGCAAACAGGTGACAAGAAAGAG GTAGCTGACCTGTCCATGGGTGATCTGCTGCTGCACACCAGTGTTGCCTGGATGAACCCACCCACCTCCCtggggaagggaaaaaaagacccagAGCTGGCTGCCTTTG tcttcaaaacagctgttgtgtttgtctACAAAGACTGCTCCaagcaaaagaagaaaata GGAGGATCACACCGAGCCTCCATGTCTGACGAAAGAGTCCCCTTCCGGTTCCGTCACATGATCTCCACAGATGCCCTGCAAGTCCGTACCCTAGCAAGTGCAG ACGCGGAAGGCTCAGCTATGTGTGAGCTGGTTCACGTAAAGTCTGAGTCAGAGGGGCGGCCCGAGAGGACATTCCACCTGTGCTGCAG TTCCCCAGAGAGTAAGAAGGACTTTCTGAAGACGGTGCACTCCATCCTCCGGGACAAGCAGCGCAGACAGCTGATGAAGACGGAGAGCCTGCCCCCAAATCAGCAGTATGTCCCATTCGGAGGAAAGCGCCTGTGTGCCCTGAAAGGATCCAGGCCCACCATGAACAGAGCAG TCTCTGCCCCCTCTCGCACCCTGGGCCGGAGGAAGCTGGTACGCAACCGCATTACCGTGGACACAGACATCGTGTTCGACGGCGCCCCAATCAGGGACGCACCCAGCCAGCCGGCTACGCCCCCGTCTCCGCCCCAGCCCCCACGGCAGCAGCCGGCCGGAGACACGGACCGCTGGGTGGAGGAGCAGTTTGACCTGGACCGCTACGAGGACCAGGAGAACGTCAAGGAGACAGACATTCTCAGCGACGATGATGAGTACTGCGAGTCGGTGCGCGGCCCATCGGCGGAGCCCAGCCTCGAGGCCCCAGTGCGAGCGCTGtccctggagagagaggggggcaagAAGcgggcagaggaggggggcgagCGAGAGGCCCGGGGAGGCTCCCACGGCCTCAAACTGTCCCACCTGAGGAAGCAGTGCGCGGTGGAGGGCGCTGCTGACCGGGAGGTCATCTGGGTGCGTCGGGATGATTTCGGCAGCGCCCACAACAGTGACATCTTCTGA
- the tiam1a gene encoding T-lymphoma invasion and metastasis-inducing protein 1 isoform X1 translates to MGNVESQNGDHAFYGGGEGHLSRKHMSRSLRISSKQSRRSRHASSGKAEHRNSETSTRSSSTPSIPQSLAENGLEPFNEAGILGDFGSPIWVDSVAMNLRPVSFHDNLAGAPADAALTPTPGAREGPEETLYADDVTYLQRMSDGPREGSSFKKKRSKSADMWREDSLEFSLSDLSQEHLTSTEEIIDTADEKDFAECDGQLQSSPQGMEPLDSGNRANSLDELCSQKSPALRAPRNRFAKYCREGDRAAGEDHDNMLSPSEDDGNGYGAYTLPCRRSHCLSEGLPSQQVALCPSMQGRRAQTTHDVTEGSEYEDSGIDGVAAEPEHQSRRCKAMSASFSVYSAAGSSMFAGSDSGSSSNGCGAGTDGAVQGVYENFRQELEMSSCPVTECQEEAGSAASDERSGGTLGSAYQSDPLLGVTAQGTVRKAGELAVKNFLVHKKNKKVEPATRRKWKRYWVSLKGCTLFFYETDGRSGIDHNSIPKHAVWAENSIVQAVPEHPKKDFVFCLSNSLGDAFLFQTSSQTELENWITALHSACAAAVARQHHRDDTVRLLRSEIKKLEQKMDMDEKMKKMGEMQLSSVTDAKKRKTILEQIFLWEQNLEQFHMDWFRFRCYLASLQGGELPNPKRLLAFASRPTKLAMGRLGIFSVSSFHALVAARTESGVRRRTQAMSRSSSKRKSRFSSLWGLDTTSKKKTKDRPSINQVFADGEEPLRKSLEGMFEDSSRDSVKEKEGSVKSIPHHNADSDIWVPDYLTPSWVCLPNDQPVLAIIQPGETALDTLESVCKAHQLDPRKHYLRLKFLKENQVQFYIPSPEEEVCDLLFKEIEICSKTTKLIQFDRDESCTIGYGFSVTVIEEDNIQQLHISHVKEGGLAFAKGLQAGDEILQLNGKDAASLNVSDMRAAFSQPSLCLTVSAAPAVDPQRLCQLPPRRPEGEEDLCTDIFSQSQEDILDDGTAQALQSPGDSVDDEAEIFSETEEGRKSTEQVASFCRSLHDMNPSESASSPSPDSPGPPPPTTPRQLTDADKLRKVISELVETERTYVKDLNCLIERYLTPLQKESFLTQDELDVLFGNLPEMVEFQVEFLKTLEDGTRLVPDLETLERVDQFKKVLFSLGGSFLYYADRFKIYSAFCASHTKVPKVLVKAKTDPDFKAFLDVRNPKRQHSSTLESYLIKPIQRVLKYPLLLRELHSLTDPDSEEHYHLDVAMKAMNKVASHINEMQKIHEEYGAVFDQLIAEQTGDKKEVADLSMGDLLLHTSVAWMNPPTSLGKGKKDPELAAFVFKTAVVFVYKDCSKQKKKIGGSHRASMSDERVPFRFRHMISTDALQVRTLASADAEGSAMCELVHVKSESEGRPERTFHLCCSSPESKKDFLKTVHSILRDKQRRQLMKTESLPPNQQYVPFGGKRLCALKGSRPTMNRAVSAPSRTLGRRKLVRNRITVDTDIVFDGAPIRDAPSQPATPPSPPQPPRQQPAGDTDRWVEEQFDLDRYEDQENVKETDILSDDDEYCESVRGPSAEPSLEAPVRALSLEREGGKKRAEEGGEREARGGSHGLKLSHLRKQCAVEGAADREVIWVRRDDFGSAHNSDIF, encoded by the exons ATGGGAAATGTAGAGAGCCAGAATGGGGACCACGCTTTCTACGGAGGAGGTGAGGGCCATCTGTCCCGCAAGCACATGTCGCGGTCCCTCCGCATCTCCAGCAAGCAGTCCCGGCGGTCGCGGCACGCGTCTTCGGGCAAGGCCGAGCACAGGAACTCCGAGACCAGCACGCGCTCCAGCAGCACCCCCAGCATCCCCCAGTCCCTGGCCGAGAACGGGCTGGAGCCCTTCAACGAGGCCGGCATCCTGGGGGACTTCGGCAGCCCCATCTGGGTGGACAGCGTGGCCATGAACCTGCGGCCTGTGTCCTTCCATGACAACCTGGCTGGCGCCCCCGCGGACGCGGCGCTGACGCCGACCCCCGGGGCGCGGGAGGGGCCGGAGGAGACGCTTTACGCGGACGACGTCACGTACCTGCAGAGGATGAGCGACGGGCCGCGGGAGGGCAGCAGCTTCAAGAAGAAGAGGTCCAAGTCTGCGGACATGTGGCGTGAGGACAGCCTGGAGTTCTCCCTGTCCGACCTCAGCCAGGAGCACCTCACCAGCACCGAGGAGATCATCGACACGGCGGACGAGAAGGACTTTGCTGAGTGTGACGGGCAGCTGCAGTCCAGCCCGCAGGGGATGGAGCCGCTGGACTCCGGAAACAGGGCCAACTCCCTGGACGAGCTCTGCAGCCAGAAGAGCCCTGCTCTCAGAGCGCCGCGCAACCGATTTGCCAAGTACTGCCGCGAGGGTGACAGGGCCGCCGGCGAGGACCACGATAACATGCTGTCCCCATCGGAGGACGACGGGAACGGGTATGGCGCCTACACCCTGCCTTGCCGCCGCTCCCACTGCCTGTCAGAGGGTCTGCCgagccagcaggtggcgctgtgcCCGAGTATGCAGGGCCGAAGGGCACAGACCACTCAT GATGTGACAGAGGGCAGCGAGTATGAGGACAGCGGTATCGACGGGGTAGCAGCGGAGCCGGAGCACCAGTCGCGTCGCTGCAAGGCCATGTCGGCCTCCTTCTCCGTGTACTCGGCGGCGGGCAGCAGCATGTTCGCCGGCAGCgacagcggcagcagcagcaacgGCTGCGGCGCCGGGACTGACGGGGCCGTGCAAGGGGTGTACGAGAACTTCCGGCAGGAGCTGGAGATGAGCTCGTGCCCAGTGACAGAGTGCCAGGAGGAGGCGGGCTCGGCCGCCAGCGACGAGCGGAGTGGCGGTACGCTAGGCTCCGCCTATCAGTCGGACCCGCTGCTCGGCGTGACGGCCCAGGGCACGGTGCGCAAGGCCGGCGAGCTCGCCGTCAAGAACTTCCTGGTGCACAAGAAGAACAAGAAGGTGGAGCCCGCCACGCGGCGCAAGTGGAAACGCTACTGGGTGTCTCTGAAAG GTTGTACCCTGTTTTTCTATGAGACGGATGGACGCTCTGGGATTGACCACAACAGCATCCCCAAGCATGCAGTGTGGGCAGAGAACAGCATCGTCCAGGCCGTCCCAGAACATCCTAAGAAGGACTTTGTGTTCTGCCTCAGCAACTCCCTGGGGGACGCCTTCCTTTTCCAG ACGTCCAGTCAGACGGAGCTCGAGAACTGGATCACGGCGCTCCACTCGGCCTGCGCGGCAGCCGTTGCCCGCCAGCACCACCGCGATGACACCGTGCGCCTGCTGCGCTCCGAGATCAAGAAGCTGGAGCAGAAGATGGACATGGACgagaagatgaagaagatggGTGAGATGCAGCTCTCCTCCGTCACTGACGCCAAGAAGAGGAAGACCATTCTGGAGCAG ATCTTCCTCTGGGAGCAGAATCTGGAACAGTTTCACATGGACTGGTTCCGGTTCCGCTGTTACCTGGCCAGCCTCCAGGGCGGTGAGCTGCCCAACCCCAAGCGTCTCCTGGCCTTCGCCTCCCGTCCCACCAAGCTGGCGATGGGCCGCCTGGGCATCTTCTCCGTGTCCTCCTTCCATGCGCTG GTGGCGGCGCGTACGGAGAGCGGGGTCAGGCGGCGGACTCAGGCCATGTCCAGGTCCTCCAGCAAGCGCAAGAGCAGGTTCTCTTCCCTCTGGGGTCTGGACACTACCTCAAAGAAGAAGACGAAAGACCGACCCAGCATCAACCAG GTGTTTGCTGATGGTGAGGAGCCGTTGAGGAAGTCCCTGGAAGGCATGTTCGAGGACAGCTCCAGGGACAGTGTG aaggagaaggaggggtcTGTGAAAAGCATTCCGCACCACAATGCAGACAGTGACATCTGGGTTCCTGACTACCTCACGCCTTCCTGGGTCTGTCTGCCCAATGACCAGCCGGTGCTGGCCATTATCCAGCCAGGGGAGACTGCACTTGACACCCTGGAGAGTGTCTGTAAG GCTCATCAGCTTGATCCCAGGAAGCACTACCTTCGCCTAAAATTTCTAAAGGAGAACCAAGTGCAATTCTACATCCCCAGtccagaggaggaggtgtgCGACTTG CTGTTCAAGGAGATAGAAATTTGCTCCAAAACAACAAAGCTCATCCAGTTCGACCGAGATGAATCCTGCACCATTGGTTATG GTTTCTCAGTCACTGTGATAGAGGAGGACAACATTCAACAGCTACACATCTCTCATGTTAAGGAAGGGGGACTAGCCTTTGCCAaag GTCTGCAGGCAGGGGATGAGATCCTGCAGCTCAACGGGAAGGACGCGGCCAGTCTGAATGTCTCGGACATGAGGGCGGCGTTCTCCCAGCCTTCCCTGTGCCTGACCGTCAGTGCAGCACCCGCCGTGGACCCACAGCGGCTGTGCCAGCTGCCCCCGCGCCGGCCCGAGGGGGAGGAAGACCTCTGCACCGACATCTTCTCCCAGAGCCAGG AAGACATCCTGGATGACGGGACAGCGCAGGCACTGCAGAGCCCTGGGGACAGCGTGGACGACGAAGCTGAGATcttcagtgagacagaggagggcagGAAG agCACGGAGCAGGTGGCCTCCTTCTGCCGCAGTCTCCATGACATGAATCCCTCGGAGAGCGCCTCCTCGCCCAGCCCGGACTCGCCTGGCCCGCCGCCGCCCACCACCCCACGCCAGCTCACCGACGCAGACAAGCTCCGCAAAGTCATCAGCGAGCTCGTGGAGACGGAGAGGACCTATGTCAAA GATCTCAACTGCCTTATTGAGAGGTACTTAACGCCCCTGCAGAAGGAGAGCTTCCTCACCCAGGATGAG CTGGATGTGCTGTTTGGGAACTTGCCGGAGATGGTCGAATTCCAGGTGGAATTTCTCAAGACACTGGAGGATGGAACACGACTGGTTCCAGATTTGGAAACGCTTGAGAGAGTGGATCAGTTTAAG AAAGTTCTTTTTTCTCTGGGAGGCTCCTTCCTCTACTACGCCGATCGCTTCAAGATCTACAGCGCTTTCTGTGCCAGCCACACTAAAGTCCCCAAGGTCCTTGTAAAAG CGAAGACAGACCCAGACTTCAAAGCCTTTTTGGACGTGCGGAACCCCAAACGGCAGCACTCGTCCACCCTGGAGTCGTACCTGATCAAACCCATCCAGAGAGTGCTGAAGTACCCCCTGTTACTGAGAGAGCTGCACTCACTGACCGACCCGGACAGCGAAGAGCACTACCACCTGGATG TTGCCATGAAGGCCATGAACAAAGTCGCCAGCCACATTAACGAGATGCAGAAGATCCACGAGGAGTACGGCGCAGTGTTTGACCAGCTCATCGCAGAGCAAACAGGTGACAAGAAAGAG GTAGCTGACCTGTCCATGGGTGATCTGCTGCTGCACACCAGTGTTGCCTGGATGAACCCACCCACCTCCCtggggaagggaaaaaaagacccagAGCTGGCTGCCTTTG tcttcaaaacagctgttgtgtttgtctACAAAGACTGCTCCaagcaaaagaagaaaata GGAGGATCACACCGAGCCTCCATGTCTGACGAAAGAGTCCCCTTCCGGTTCCGTCACATGATCTCCACAGATGCCCTGCAAGTCCGTACCCTAGCAAGTGCAG ACGCGGAAGGCTCAGCTATGTGTGAGCTGGTTCACGTAAAGTCTGAGTCAGAGGGGCGGCCCGAGAGGACATTCCACCTGTGCTGCAG TTCCCCAGAGAGTAAGAAGGACTTTCTGAAGACGGTGCACTCCATCCTCCGGGACAAGCAGCGCAGACAGCTGATGAAGACGGAGAGCCTGCCCCCAAATCAGCAGTATGTCCCATTCGGAGGAAAGCGCCTGTGTGCCCTGAAAGGATCCAGGCCCACCATGAACAGAGCAG TCTCTGCCCCCTCTCGCACCCTGGGCCGGAGGAAGCTGGTACGCAACCGCATTACCGTGGACACAGACATCGTGTTCGACGGCGCCCCAATCAGGGACGCACCCAGCCAGCCGGCTACGCCCCCGTCTCCGCCCCAGCCCCCACGGCAGCAGCCGGCCGGAGACACGGACCGCTGGGTGGAGGAGCAGTTTGACCTGGACCGCTACGAGGACCAGGAGAACGTCAAGGAGACAGACATTCTCAGCGACGATGATGAGTACTGCGAGTCGGTGCGCGGCCCATCGGCGGAGCCCAGCCTCGAGGCCCCAGTGCGAGCGCTGtccctggagagagaggggggcaagAAGcgggcagaggaggggggcgagCGAGAGGCCCGGGGAGGCTCCCACGGCCTCAAACTGTCCCACCTGAGGAAGCAGTGCGCGGTGGAGGGCGCTGCTGACCGGGAGGTCATCTGGGTGCGTCGGGATGATTTCGGCAGCGCCCACAACAGTGACATCTTCTGA